Part of the Cohnella candidum genome, CGAAATGAGCAGCACGATTTGGGTCAGAAGACGCATCCTGAACCGGTTTTTCTCCAAAGGGCTTCAGCCTGCTTTCTGATCGAGAGGTGTTTATCATTGTATCAAATGGGGTGAATCCGCTTCCATGGTTTCGCGCGATGAAAATATCGAACAAATAAAAAATATGAAAAAAACGTAGGCTCCTGAAAACGCTTCCCGTATACTTTGTTACGGCTGAGGGCTCGGGCGGCATTTTCGCGAAGCCTGCCGAGCCGCGGCCCGATGGGACATTCCCATTCTACTACGAGCGGAGCAGGTGGAACCATGGAACTTTTTTGGTGGGGTCTCGCGCAGATTATCATGATTAACGTCGTCCTAAGCGGAGATAACGCGGTCGTCATCGCGCTGGCTTGCCGGGGTTTGCCCGATCGGCTTCAGAAGAAGGCGATCTTCTGGGGGATGCTGGGAGCGATCGTCTTGCGGATCGTCTTGACATTCGCGGCGGTGTGGGTGCTCAAAATCCCTTACGTGCAGCTGATCGGCGCGCTTCTGTTACTGTACATCGCGGTGAAGCTTCTGAAAAACGACGAAGCGGACGACAAGTTGAAGTCCGGATCCAACGTGAGGGAAGCGATCCGAACGATCGTGACCGCGGATATCGTCATGAGCCTGGACAACGTGCTGGCCGTCGCGGGGGCGGCGTCCGGAAACCTGCTGCTGATCGGACTCGGTCTCGCCGTGAGCATCCCGCTGATCGTGTGGGGCAGCAAGCTGCTCATGAAAGGGATGGAGCGGTTTCCGATCGTGGTCGTGCTCGGCGCCGGCCTGCTCGGGTATACCTCGGGGGAAATGGCCCTCAAGGACAAGGCGGCAGGCGGCTGGCTGGAGATCGTACCGTTGTCCCACTATGCCATCCCGATCGTGCTTGCCGTCCTCGTGATGGCGATCGGGGCGACGCTCGGCAAGAAAACGCCAAAAAAAGAAGAGGCGGCTGAAGCCGCCGTACATGCTTCCTAGCCGTTCGGCTTAGAGGAGCAAGGGCCGCGATGCGGCCCTTTTTTCATGTCGCCGTGGTCCGTGAAAAAAATGATCGAAATGACGCTAATCGGATTAATGCAACATATTCGGGAAAACTTCCGCCGGATTTGGAGCCCTGATATGCTTGGAAGCGCAAACAAAAAAGCGCTTTCAATTTGCGGCGCAACCTATTATCCGAAACGGGGAGTGTATCGCTTCATGAAAAAAGGTTTGCTGAAAAGCGGGAAATTCGCGATCGTGGGGGCCTTGGCATTCGCGTTGACCGCCTGCGGCAGCGGCGGAAATAAAGACGCGGGGAAAGGCGCTTCATCCAGCCCGGCATCCAGCCAATCCGCCGCGGCGGAAGGCTATAAGCCGAAGAAGCCGATTCAGATCATCGCGCCTTCCGGTGCCGGAGGCGGATGGGATAAAACGGCGCGTTCCATCGCCAAAGTGCTCGGGGAAACGAAGCTGGTGAACCAGCCGATTACGGTGGAGAACAAGCCGGGCGGCGGCGGGGCCGTATTCCTTGCCTCTTACGTGGCGGAGGATGCGGGCAACGATTACAAGCTGTTCGTGAGCTCGCCTCCGATTCTGGTCAACAACCTGAAGAAGGAAGGCAACAGCCCGTTCGGCTACAAGGACGTCACGCCGCTGGCCGGACTTACGGAAGACTTCGGCGCCATCGCCGTCGCGGCCGATTCCAAGTACAAAGATTTGAAGTCGCTGCTGGACGACCTGAAAGCGGACCCCAAAAGCGTGACGATCGCGGGCGGTTCGGCTCCGGGCTCGAT contains:
- a CDS encoding TerC family protein, translating into MELFWWGLAQIIMINVVLSGDNAVVIALACRGLPDRLQKKAIFWGMLGAIVLRIVLTFAAVWVLKIPYVQLIGALLLLYIAVKLLKNDEADDKLKSGSNVREAIRTIVTADIVMSLDNVLAVAGAASGNLLLIGLGLAVSIPLIVWGSKLLMKGMERFPIVVVLGAGLLGYTSGEMALKDKAAGGWLEIVPLSHYAIPIVLAVLVMAIGATLGKKTPKKEEAAEAAVHAS
- a CDS encoding Bug family tripartite tricarboxylate transporter substrate binding protein, with the protein product MKKGLLKSGKFAIVGALAFALTACGSGGNKDAGKGASSSPASSQSAAAEGYKPKKPIQIIAPSGAGGGWDKTARSIAKVLGETKLVNQPITVENKPGGGGAVFLASYVAEDAGNDYKLFVSSPPILVNNLKKEGNSPFGYKDVTPLAGLTEDFGAIAVAADSKYKDLKSLLDDLKADPKSVTIAGGSAPGSMDHIIAVLPAYKYGVDPKTVKYLSYDGGGEALTALLGGNAQAIGTDVSSLGEYLKAGKIRILAVSAPERLGGDFKDIPTMKEQGVDAEFLIWRGIFGPKNMSAEAKGYWEAKMKELSESDVWKQELAANAWAGSFKNAADFTAYLGEQEKLVKDTLTALGMAK